A genomic window from Nicotiana sylvestris chromosome 11, ASM39365v2, whole genome shotgun sequence includes:
- the LOC138881900 gene encoding uncharacterized protein, with amino-acid sequence MFTREYVPHSLRDAWRVEFEHLRKGTMTVSEYVIRFTNLARHAPALVSIIREKVCRFIEGLIPSISSSMARELEMDIARRLEVDSVPAVRDLSDVFLVDLPGMPPNRDIDFGIDLLPVTVKNCYPLPRIDDLFDQLHGACVFSKIYLRSGYHQLKIWDPDIPKTAFRTRYGHYEFLVMSFVLTNAPVVFMHLMHSVFRPYVDSFVIVFIDDILLDFVAFLGHMVSSEGIMVNPKNVEAVQSWPKPSSATEIRNFLGLAGYYRRFVQGFSSIAVPMARLTQKGALFHWTKECEESFHKLQTALTTSLVLILPTGKANIVADALSRRSESFSYLPVAERPIAKDVQALASQFVILDLSEPGRILACVDKVLRGDARDVTIGDDGILRMQNRAGLKAEVKQHCLTEGIVAVSGGRGGDLGDRAVYAQPLPSFFHYFRLSLR; translated from the exons ATGTTCACGAGAGAGTATGTTCCCCATAGTCTCAGGGATGCTtggcgcgtagagtttgagcatttgcgcaagggtactatgactgtctcggagtatgttATTCGTTTCACtaacttggctagacatgcaccagctttGGTTTCTATTATTCGCGAGAAGGTTTGTCGGTTTATTGAAGgtctcattcccagcatcagttCTAGTATGGCacgggagttggagatggatattgctAGGAGATTAGAAG ttgattcagtcccagcaGTACGAGATTTATCTGATGTGTTTCTagttgatcttccgggcatgccacccaatagagatattgattttggcattgatctgttgcca gttacagtgaagaactgttatcctttgcctcgtattgatgacttgtttgatcagttacatGGTGCTTGTGTGTTTTCTAAGATTTACTTGCGTtcaggctatcatcagttgaagatttgggatccagacatcccgaagactgctttcaggactcggtatggtcattatgagttccttgttatgtcatttgtgctgaccaatgccccagtagtcttcatgcatttgatgcacagtgtattccgGCCATAtgttgactcatttgtcattgtctttattgatgacattctg ttggatttcgtggcattcttgggtcacatgGTATCTAGTGAGGGAATAATGGTGAATCCGAAGAatgtggaagcagtgcagagttggcccaaaccatcttcagctacagagatccgcaattttcttggcttggcgggttattaccgtcgatttgttcagggattttcatcgattgcagtgCCTATggccaggctgacccagaagggtgctctattccaTTGGACaaaagagtgtgaggagagctttcataagctccagactgctttgactacatccctagttttgatattgcctaccg gcaaggccaatatagtggctgatgctttgagtcgtcggtcAGAGAGTTTTTCTTATTTACCAGTAGCAGAGAGGCCCATTGCGaaggatgttcaggccttagccagtcagtttgtgatattggatctttcggagcctggTCGGATCcttgcttgtgtg gacaaggttctgcgaggtgatgccagagatgtgaccattggtgatgacgggaTATTGAGGATGCAGAATCgg gcaggtctgaaagctgaggtcaaacaACATTGCCTCACTGAAGGTATAGTGGCAGTGTCAggcggtcgaggaggcgacttgggagatcgagcagtatatgcgcagccattaccctcattttttcactacttcag GTTGAGCTTGAGGTGA